One window of Gloeothece citriformis PCC 7424 genomic DNA carries:
- a CDS encoding cation:proton antiporter — MIFTSVLLSLVIVYLASKLGGELSKRVDLPPVLGELVGGVIVGVSALHLLVFPESGATATDSYLMSFLQWLGHLSPEATHSLFESQSEVLSVLAELGVTILLFEIGLESDLRELSKVGYQAAIVAVVGVAVPFAAGTVGLMLLFNVPAIPAIFAGAALTATSIGITSKVLSELGRLKSKEGQIIVGAAVIDDVLGIIVLAVVASLAKTGEVDVLNVVYLIISATVFLLGAIFLGKFFNTSFVAIADKLQTRGQLVIPAFTFAFLMAFLANAIQLEAILGAFAAGLVLDETDKRKELDQQVIPIADILVPIFFVSVGAKADLGVLNPAIPENREGLIIAAFLIVVAIIGKVVTGWAVFGQPQINRLAIGVGMIPRGEVGLVFAGIGSASGVLSKPLEAAIIMMVILTTFLAPPCLRLAFKGSEEPTESLDSLNPLQEKEPAEINS; from the coding sequence ATGATTTTTACCAGCGTTTTACTGAGTTTAGTGATCGTTTATCTAGCGAGTAAATTAGGCGGAGAATTATCGAAACGGGTAGATTTACCGCCGGTTTTAGGGGAATTAGTCGGAGGTGTCATTGTCGGAGTATCTGCCTTACATCTGTTAGTTTTTCCTGAAAGTGGGGCAACAGCAACGGATTCTTATTTAATGAGTTTCCTACAATGGCTAGGTCATCTTTCTCCCGAAGCCACCCATTCTTTATTTGAGTCTCAGAGTGAGGTGCTTTCAGTTTTAGCCGAACTTGGGGTGACGATTCTGTTATTTGAGATTGGCTTAGAATCGGATTTAAGAGAATTGAGCAAAGTCGGTTATCAAGCGGCGATTGTGGCTGTCGTTGGGGTAGCTGTTCCCTTTGCTGCGGGTACGGTAGGATTGATGTTATTATTCAATGTTCCGGCGATTCCGGCGATTTTTGCGGGTGCGGCTTTAACAGCGACCAGTATAGGCATTACCTCTAAGGTTCTCTCGGAATTAGGACGGTTAAAATCCAAAGAAGGTCAAATTATTGTCGGGGCTGCGGTTATTGATGATGTTTTAGGCATTATTGTTTTAGCGGTTGTGGCAAGTTTGGCAAAAACGGGAGAAGTTGACGTTCTCAATGTCGTTTATTTAATTATAAGTGCTACTGTTTTCTTGTTGGGAGCGATTTTCTTAGGCAAATTCTTTAATACCTCTTTTGTAGCGATCGCTGATAAACTACAAACTAGAGGACAGTTAGTGATTCCGGCCTTTACCTTTGCTTTCTTAATGGCATTTTTAGCGAATGCGATTCAACTAGAAGCGATTTTAGGAGCGTTTGCGGCGGGATTAGTCTTAGATGAAACCGATAAACGCAAAGAATTAGATCAACAAGTTATCCCCATTGCTGACATTTTAGTTCCCATTTTCTTTGTCAGTGTAGGAGCAAAAGCCGATTTAGGGGTTCTCAATCCGGCTATTCCTGAAAACCGAGAAGGGTTAATTATTGCCGCTTTCTTAATCGTCGTCGCTATTATTGGAAAAGTGGTTACCGGGTGGGCAGTATTTGGACAACCCCAAATTAACCGTTTAGCCATCGGTGTGGGAATGATTCCTAGAGGTGAGGTTGGGTTAGTTTTTGCCGGTATTGGTTCGGCTAGTGGAGTTCTCAGTAAACCCTTAGAAGCTGCTATTATTATGATGGTGATTCTGACCACCTTTTTAGCTCCTCCTTGCTTGCGGTTGGCGTTTAAAGG